The nucleotide window ATTGTAGCATCCGATGAGCACATGATCGAATTCGTGCTCAACAAGTCCATTGTCAAAAACGGTCCTGTAGGTAAAGGCGAAAATTTCTTCCAAGGGACAGTCGAAACCCATTTCTTCCATCAGTCGGCGGTGCGCCGCATCGAGGGTGGTTTCGCCAGGCAGCTGATGACTACAGCAGGCATTGGTCCAAAGCCCGGGTGAGTGGTATTTTCCCAGGGCACGCTGCTGCAGCAAAATATCTCCGGCATCATTCATAATAAATACGGAAAAAGCACGGTGCAGAAGTCCTTTGCGGTGCGCTTCCATTTTCTCCATCGTACCAATAGGTTCATCGGATTCGGTCACTAATATTACTTCAGGTAGATTCATAGCGTAACAAAGATATT belongs to Chitinophaga sp. HK235 and includes:
- the idi gene encoding isopentenyl-diphosphate Delta-isomerase encodes the protein MNLPEVILVTESDEPIGTMEKMEAHRKGLLHRAFSVFIMNDAGDILLQQRALGKYHSPGLWTNACCSHQLPGETTLDAAHRRLMEEMGFDCPLEEIFAFTYRTVFDNGLVEHEFDHVLIGCYNGAINPDSEEVKDYRYMSPSQILELMAREPDSFTSWFHLALPKVLKYLNLSVTTADV